One genomic region from Spirosoma sp. KCTC 42546 encodes:
- a CDS encoding response regulator transcription factor — translation MNTAMKKILIIEDDPLIVDLVRIHLRTLPADVVTAGSGRDGLAQLAQQTVDLCILDVMLPDMDGIDICRQIRQRDTFTPILMLTAKTQEADKVAGLEAGADDYLTKPFGIQEFMARVRAMLRRSGLGTTATPTPSSIITHNTLWIHTADRIVTLDGNRVELTPKEFDLLVLLAENPGKSYSRKELLHLVWDYHFSGYEHTVTAHINRLRNKIESDFARPIYILTTWGIGYRFAEPVKPTPA, via the coding sequence ATGAACACTGCCATGAAGAAAATCCTGATTATTGAAGATGATCCGCTCATTGTCGATCTGGTTCGTATCCATCTTCGAACCTTACCTGCTGACGTTGTCACCGCCGGGTCTGGTCGTGATGGATTGGCCCAACTGGCACAGCAGACGGTTGACTTATGCATTCTCGATGTAATGCTACCGGATATGGATGGCATCGACATTTGCCGTCAAATTCGCCAGCGTGATACGTTTACGCCGATTCTGATGCTAACAGCTAAAACGCAGGAAGCCGATAAAGTGGCCGGCCTGGAAGCTGGGGCCGATGATTATCTGACAAAGCCATTTGGCATTCAGGAATTTATGGCGCGAGTGCGGGCCATGCTACGTCGGTCTGGTTTGGGTACTACTGCCACGCCAACACCCTCATCAATTATTACCCACAATACCTTATGGATTCATACAGCAGATCGGATTGTAACGCTGGATGGTAATCGGGTTGAACTCACCCCGAAAGAGTTTGATTTGCTGGTGTTGCTGGCCGAGAATCCCGGTAAGAGTTATAGTCGGAAAGAGCTGCTTCATCTGGTCTGGGATTACCATTTTTCCGGCTATGAGCATACCGTAACTGCTCACATTAATCGCTTGCGCAACAAAATCGAATCCGATTTTGCCCGGCCAATCTATATTCTGACAACCTGGGGTATTGGCTATCGATTCGCCGAACCTGTAAAACCCACCCCTGCATGA
- a CDS encoding pentapeptide MXKDX repeat protein — protein sequence MKKVIALAFVAAMTLSTAVFAQDKMKADKMKKDKMSDGKMMNDTMRNKKMSTHKMKKDKMKMSDDKMKSGN from the coding sequence ATGAAAAAAGTAATCGCATTAGCTTTCGTAGCTGCAATGACCCTGTCCACGGCCGTATTCGCTCAGGACAAAATGAAAGCCGACAAAATGAAGAAAGATAAGATGTCGGACGGCAAGATGATGAATGATACGATGCGCAACAAGAAAATGTCAACGCACAAAATGAAGAAAGACAAGATGAAAATGTCGGACGATAAGATGAAATCGGGCAATTAG
- a CDS encoding tetratricopeptide repeat-containing sensor histidine kinase, which produces MFKGLYCRLGEATGRYSKGYIPIGRPTDCHEVCQSTRSMYGLLLVLLLLIGAPVQAQKQGRALIDSLVAELPKAGNDTVKGRLYRVIAEEWFFTNIDQALHYSRLGLQHTTRMKWERGIGVFNGYIGRAYSDKGNYDSCLYYFKKAVRIYKTLGDTWNLASTTNNIGVAEQNIRSNYPAATHYYFEALGYAEATHDNYLIGLNLDNISEIYRIQKNYPKALQFGLRALALRQQQHNPDINARRELAASLTSMAALYTQMKNWTKARQYGLKALAEHEKVDNKEGLAKTYGNLAVAMQTEYSQKIRYALKAKQLWDSINPRHLDAVNNLANLGIAYLDLVRYDSLNTVRIQPQDRQKRLQLAGDYLNTAIGLSADKGEVSDQAYFRGNLAELQALRGDYKAAYQNFRAYQAIQDSLYSQENKNKIAGLEGKRELELRDKQLEINRLVIAGQERQQLALLVGIGLLVVIGGLLYWQSRTRQQTNTTLLHLNQELDEANQVKTRFFAILSHDLRGPIANLINFLHLQRENSDLLPPDQVARHQQNITEAAEGLLDTMESMLLWSKGQMQQFKPDIKVIPVESLYDYLQRFFVGVPTVRFTFDTPEGLQVATDEDYLRTIMQNLTSNAIQTLKNNPDAYIQWQARPENGRVVLTITDNGPGMSQSQLKALYTNDAAILGKSGLGLHLIRDLARAIACQISVRSEQGTGTEFRLTFA; this is translated from the coding sequence ATGTTCAAGGGTTTATATTGCCGGTTGGGCGAAGCTACCGGGCGGTACTCGAAGGGGTATATACCCATCGGCAGGCCAACCGATTGTCATGAGGTTTGTCAATCGACCCGTTCAATGTACGGGCTTCTGCTGGTTCTTTTGTTGCTTATTGGCGCCCCTGTGCAGGCACAGAAGCAGGGACGCGCCCTCATCGATTCGTTAGTGGCTGAATTGCCTAAGGCTGGCAATGACACCGTGAAAGGTCGGTTGTATCGGGTTATTGCCGAAGAATGGTTTTTTACCAATATCGACCAGGCCCTGCACTACAGTCGGTTAGGCTTGCAGCACACCACCCGTATGAAGTGGGAGCGGGGCATCGGGGTTTTCAATGGGTACATTGGTCGAGCCTACAGCGATAAAGGCAACTACGACTCTTGCCTATACTACTTTAAAAAAGCGGTACGTATCTATAAGACTCTGGGCGACACCTGGAATCTGGCCAGCACCACCAACAACATCGGCGTGGCCGAACAGAACATCCGATCCAATTACCCGGCCGCTACCCACTATTATTTCGAAGCCTTAGGTTACGCAGAGGCCACCCACGACAACTACCTTATTGGTCTCAATCTCGATAATATCTCGGAAATCTATCGGATTCAGAAAAATTACCCCAAAGCACTCCAATTTGGCTTGCGGGCCTTGGCGCTCCGGCAACAGCAGCATAACCCCGACATTAATGCCCGTCGTGAACTGGCGGCTTCACTGACCAGCATGGCGGCTCTGTACACCCAGATGAAAAACTGGACGAAGGCCCGCCAGTACGGTCTAAAGGCCCTGGCCGAGCATGAGAAAGTGGATAATAAAGAGGGATTAGCCAAAACCTACGGCAATCTGGCTGTAGCGATGCAAACCGAGTATAGTCAGAAGATCAGGTATGCGCTGAAAGCGAAGCAGCTCTGGGACAGTATCAACCCCCGACACCTCGATGCAGTCAATAACCTCGCAAACCTCGGTATCGCTTATCTCGACCTGGTCCGTTATGATTCCCTGAACACGGTTCGTATCCAACCCCAAGACCGGCAGAAACGACTGCAACTGGCCGGGGACTACCTCAATACAGCCATCGGGCTTAGTGCCGATAAGGGCGAGGTAAGTGATCAGGCCTACTTTCGGGGGAATCTGGCCGAATTACAAGCCCTACGTGGCGATTACAAAGCGGCCTATCAGAATTTCAGAGCCTATCAGGCTATTCAGGACTCGCTGTATTCGCAGGAAAACAAAAATAAAATTGCCGGACTGGAAGGCAAACGCGAACTGGAACTGCGCGATAAGCAGCTCGAAATCAATCGGCTGGTCATTGCCGGGCAGGAACGTCAGCAACTAGCCCTGCTGGTGGGTATTGGGCTACTAGTGGTGATCGGAGGATTACTGTACTGGCAGAGCCGAACCCGCCAGCAAACCAATACAACGCTGCTCCATCTGAATCAGGAACTCGATGAAGCCAATCAGGTAAAGACCCGATTCTTCGCCATCCTGAGTCATGATCTGCGCGGTCCGATTGCCAACCTGATTAATTTTCTGCATCTCCAGCGCGAAAACTCCGACCTGTTACCCCCCGATCAGGTAGCCCGCCATCAGCAAAATATTACAGAAGCCGCTGAGGGCCTGCTCGATACGATGGAGTCGATGCTCCTCTGGAGCAAGGGGCAAATGCAGCAATTTAAGCCCGATATAAAAGTCATTCCCGTGGAAAGCCTGTATGATTATCTGCAACGGTTCTTTGTGGGTGTACCTACTGTGCGATTCACCTTCGATACGCCCGAAGGCTTGCAGGTAGCCACAGATGAAGATTACCTGCGCACCATCATGCAGAACCTGACCAGCAATGCCATTCAGACCCTCAAAAACAATCCTGACGCCTACATTCAGTGGCAGGCCCGTCCTGAAAATGGACGCGTGGTGCTAACTATCACGGATAATGGGCCGGGTATGTCGCAAAGTCAATTGAAGGCACTTTACACCAACGATGCGGCTATACTTGGCAAGAGTGGGCTGGGGCTGCACTTGATTCGCGATTTAGCCCGTGCCATTGCCTGCCAGATCAGTGTCCGGTCGGAGCAGGGAACCGGTACCGAGTTTCGGCTGACGTTTGCGTAA
- a CDS encoding LytTR family DNA-binding domain-containing protein gives MPQSTYSCIIVDDNEIDRLTTLAHARQYPLLTIDGVFSSATEALPVLQKRPVDVLLLDIDMPDLSGLELRASLMQVPVCIFITAYPDYAAESFAVDAFDYLVKPIRAERFGHTMARVQAFFDLTRKAQLFDLSLGADTVFIRDGHQQIKLNLYEIVYLEGLKDYTRIVTTTQQYTVLSSIGKLLQEVPFQSFLRIHRSYAVQPHYIDKVVSQQVYVQGFILPVGRSYRAVLEGVYTHRQANRLS, from the coding sequence ATGCCTCAAAGTACTTATTCCTGTATTATTGTCGATGACAACGAAATTGATCGGCTGACCACACTGGCTCATGCCCGGCAGTACCCGTTACTCACCATCGACGGGGTGTTTTCATCGGCCACCGAAGCGTTGCCCGTGTTACAAAAACGGCCCGTCGATGTGTTGCTGCTCGATATCGATATGCCCGACCTGAGTGGGCTGGAGTTACGGGCCAGCCTGATGCAGGTGCCCGTTTGCATATTCATTACCGCCTATCCCGATTATGCCGCCGAAAGTTTTGCCGTCGATGCCTTCGATTATCTGGTGAAACCCATTCGGGCGGAACGGTTTGGCCACACCATGGCCCGCGTTCAGGCGTTTTTTGACCTGACGCGCAAAGCACAATTGTTTGACCTGAGTTTAGGGGCCGATACGGTCTTCATTCGGGATGGGCATCAGCAGATTAAGCTGAACCTCTACGAAATAGTGTATCTGGAGGGATTAAAAGATTACACCCGTATCGTAACGACCACCCAGCAGTATACCGTGCTGTCGTCCATTGGAAAGCTGCTTCAGGAGGTGCCGTTCCAGTCGTTTTTACGGATTCATCGGAGTTATGCGGTACAACCGCATTATATTGATAAAGTTGTTAGTCAACAGGTTTATGTTCAAGGGTTTATATTGCCGGTTGGGCGAAGCTACCGGGCGGTACTCGAAGGGGTATATACCCATCGGCAGGCCAACCGATTGTCATGA
- a CDS encoding VWD domain-containing protein: protein MKSFLSLTCRRALLFSGTLLFFLFPQACKQTDDTPAATADGPTQIRYHQLIIECTEATTQNKGVAILDFRFDTYADQQVVGYGAGKYLAFSTTSLTGIDAAIQTANADIANKAAEVTTFSTMTDFVVSRLTNVAGYSTTKSLGADAVWGILANEETTLAKLHNVRKPFDFGAFLAAIVATPAHAQQLGRHVYGDGSQNYHNSYYYSPPPQPGTLPEYKMNLPATVTAPMPSTGSPVQRNSRGETPAEQAAREEAARQAAQAGRANRGPRDIGDIFNGIFDRLGNALGFPSGQGGSSGDPHIRMHDGLGYSFQTVGEFVATKGTNLEVQARQEDIHKTNLGTVNTGVAAKLGSDEICLLVNPSDLKAPRLFVNKKETALSALAQVSLGGGNKLQLAGTEKLFFSNAQNEGVIIYWNAPYLNYSVVLGDPRKGNVMGLMGNYDGNYANDFLLRDGSSVESIFSVIHGSFADSWRVTNATSLFVYEAGKNTDSYTDRTFPKTFPVVSAEKLAWAEGVCTAAGVTRQPELGQCMFDVGLTGDTRLAQSALLSQREFPASPDVATFANLKLDLKEGQSNDPQTRNLLDLDKGTFYSFAKGASVAYDIDVVFDYYSGPWFAGPRAVKNCGVSCGAYTIWPYIDAQKWPYFQNTFLRYTTIPANQWDTFVTAADLRRAWTFDSGADEKSELVSSLVDLNTAQPRSQYLWSFKTQQGKKGLIRFTQAQHNKTGSTASFTFDVKIER from the coding sequence ATGAAATCCTTTCTTTCGCTTACCTGTCGCCGGGCACTACTCTTTTCGGGAACATTGCTATTCTTTTTATTCCCGCAAGCCTGCAAACAAACCGACGACACGCCAGCCGCTACGGCCGACGGGCCAACGCAGATTCGGTACCACCAGCTCATCATTGAATGTACCGAAGCCACCACCCAGAACAAAGGGGTGGCCATTCTCGACTTCCGATTCGATACGTATGCGGATCAGCAGGTTGTTGGCTATGGGGCAGGCAAATACCTGGCCTTCAGCACGACCAGCCTCACGGGCATCGACGCGGCCATTCAAACGGCCAATGCCGACATAGCTAATAAGGCGGCCGAAGTAACAACGTTTTCGACAATGACCGATTTCGTAGTCAGCCGACTCACCAACGTAGCGGGGTATAGCACCACCAAAAGCCTGGGAGCCGATGCCGTCTGGGGTATTCTGGCGAATGAAGAAACCACCCTTGCTAAACTTCATAACGTCCGAAAACCATTTGATTTTGGTGCCTTCCTGGCCGCTATTGTTGCTACGCCAGCCCATGCTCAGCAACTGGGGCGTCATGTCTATGGCGATGGGAGCCAGAACTATCATAACTCCTATTACTATAGCCCGCCACCTCAACCAGGAACACTGCCGGAGTATAAAATGAATTTACCCGCTACCGTAACTGCCCCAATGCCGTCGACCGGATCGCCGGTGCAGCGTAATTCGCGGGGCGAAACCCCTGCCGAACAGGCCGCCCGCGAAGAAGCGGCCCGTCAGGCTGCTCAGGCAGGTCGGGCCAACCGGGGACCGCGCGATATTGGGGATATTTTCAACGGTATTTTCGATCGGCTGGGCAATGCGCTGGGCTTTCCATCGGGCCAGGGTGGCTCTTCGGGCGACCCCCATATACGGATGCACGATGGCTTAGGCTATAGCTTTCAGACCGTCGGTGAATTTGTGGCCACAAAAGGCACCAATCTGGAAGTACAGGCCCGGCAGGAGGATATTCACAAAACGAATCTGGGTACGGTGAATACGGGCGTAGCGGCTAAACTGGGGAGCGATGAAATCTGTCTTCTGGTGAACCCATCAGACCTGAAGGCCCCACGCCTGTTTGTCAACAAAAAAGAAACCGCGCTCTCAGCCCTGGCACAAGTGTCGCTGGGTGGCGGCAACAAACTCCAGTTGGCCGGAACCGAAAAGCTGTTTTTTAGCAACGCCCAGAATGAAGGGGTGATTATTTACTGGAACGCACCCTACCTGAACTACTCTGTTGTATTAGGTGATCCCCGAAAAGGGAACGTAATGGGGCTGATGGGCAATTACGATGGCAACTATGCCAACGATTTTTTACTTCGTGATGGCTCTTCCGTGGAGTCCATTTTCTCGGTTATTCATGGCTCGTTTGCCGATAGCTGGCGCGTCACAAACGCAACCTCCTTATTCGTGTATGAAGCAGGCAAAAACACCGACTCCTACACGGACCGGACATTCCCGAAAACATTTCCGGTCGTTTCGGCGGAGAAATTAGCCTGGGCCGAAGGGGTTTGTACGGCGGCTGGTGTAACACGGCAACCCGAACTGGGCCAATGCATGTTCGATGTGGGACTTACGGGCGATACGCGTCTGGCACAGTCGGCACTGCTGAGTCAGCGGGAATTTCCGGCCAGCCCCGACGTAGCCACCTTTGCCAATCTCAAACTGGATCTGAAAGAAGGGCAGTCTAACGATCCACAAACCCGCAATCTGCTCGATCTCGACAAGGGCACGTTCTATTCATTTGCCAAAGGCGCATCGGTGGCTTACGACATCGACGTCGTGTTCGATTATTATTCGGGCCCCTGGTTTGCCGGACCGCGTGCCGTCAAAAACTGTGGGGTTTCCTGTGGAGCGTATACCATCTGGCCCTATATCGACGCGCAGAAATGGCCGTATTTCCAGAACACATTCCTGCGTTACACAACCATCCCGGCCAATCAGTGGGACACGTTTGTGACGGCCGCCGATTTGCGCCGTGCCTGGACGTTCGATTCGGGAGCTGACGAAAAATCGGAGTTAGTTAGCTCGCTGGTCGATCTGAACACCGCTCAACCACGCTCGCAGTACTTGTGGTCATTTAAAACGCAGCAGGGCAAAAAAGGGCTGATTCGGTTCACACAGGCGCAACATAACAAGACAGGCAGCACAGCCTCGTTTACGTTCGACGTCAAAATTGAGCGGTAA
- a CDS encoding DoxX family protein translates to MKTLTNLFNQFDQLDTAINRWLVANSIFILRVCMGIIFFGFGILKFFPGISPIESLASRTTAVLTLGVFTGASARDFVAGLECIIGICFISGRFLRVGVWLMAAQMIGAMSPLLIFPGELFPGPQHSPTLAAQYIIKDIILIAAGMVIASTWTGARIVAEPKSLRSSLRSRISGVHRAQRTNVSVNQSY, encoded by the coding sequence ATGAAAACCCTAACGAACCTCTTTAACCAATTCGATCAACTGGATACGGCAATCAATCGCTGGTTGGTTGCCAATAGCATTTTCATTCTGCGCGTGTGCATGGGAATTATCTTTTTTGGATTTGGCATACTAAAGTTTTTTCCCGGAATTAGCCCCATCGAATCCCTGGCCTCCCGCACCACAGCCGTCTTGACTCTTGGCGTATTTACAGGAGCCAGTGCCCGGGATTTTGTTGCCGGTCTCGAATGTATTATTGGTATCTGCTTTATCAGCGGTCGGTTTTTACGGGTGGGCGTGTGGCTGATGGCCGCGCAAATGATTGGCGCAATGTCGCCCCTGTTGATCTTTCCGGGCGAACTGTTTCCGGGCCCACAGCATTCGCCCACGTTAGCGGCTCAGTACATCATAAAGGATATTATTCTGATAGCTGCCGGTATGGTGATTGCCTCCACCTGGACCGGAGCCCGCATTGTGGCGGAACCCAAAAGCCTACGCAGTTCATTACGCTCACGCATTTCCGGCGTTCACCGAGCACAACGCACAAACGTATCCGTAAATCAGTCCTACTGA
- a CDS encoding LacI family DNA-binding transcriptional regulator, which yields MKNTPVTIKDIARSLNISISTVSRALRGMQEIHPDTRKAVMRLAEELDYQPNQLAKNLAKSRTKTIGVIVPNLSYHYFSAMLNSIEEAALQAGYSVLVCQTNESYLRETTNIQNLLRSQVEGFIISLSRDTDNYEHVERLVRKNIPLVLFDRYAESIDVSKVIVDNHAAAFKATEHLIENGCRRIGFLAGPTQLVLSNQRVAGYRAALAKHGLSVGEQYVFHCDYTQENTIMQTLALMSLPQPPDGVVIISDRMAYSAMYAMKQKGIRIPEDVAVVSFNNEPVSALFSPTLSSISQPIQEMGTETVRLLLRELNATDTNIPKETKVMETQLIVRASSMRQLTVQ from the coding sequence ATGAAAAATACCCCGGTTACGATCAAAGACATTGCCCGGTCGCTGAACATTTCGATCTCTACCGTTTCGCGGGCCTTACGGGGCATGCAGGAGATTCATCCCGACACGCGCAAGGCAGTGATGCGGCTGGCCGAAGAGCTGGATTATCAGCCCAATCAGCTCGCCAAAAATCTGGCCAAGAGCCGGACAAAAACCATTGGAGTCATTGTTCCCAATTTGAGCTACCATTATTTCTCCGCCATGCTCAACAGCATTGAGGAGGCAGCTTTACAGGCGGGTTATAGTGTGCTGGTCTGCCAGACGAACGAGTCGTATTTACGGGAAACCACCAATATTCAGAACCTGTTGCGGAGTCAGGTGGAGGGGTTTATTATTTCGTTATCGCGCGATACCGACAATTACGAGCATGTAGAACGGCTGGTGCGCAAGAATATTCCGCTGGTGCTGTTTGACCGCTATGCGGAGAGCATCGACGTGTCTAAAGTCATCGTAGATAATCATGCTGCGGCCTTTAAGGCGACCGAACATTTAATTGAAAATGGTTGCCGACGAATTGGGTTTCTGGCGGGCCCCACTCAGTTAGTATTGAGTAACCAGCGGGTGGCGGGTTATCGGGCAGCATTGGCCAAACATGGGCTGTCAGTTGGCGAGCAATATGTATTTCACTGCGATTATACGCAGGAAAACACGATCATGCAGACACTGGCGCTGATGAGCCTGCCACAACCACCCGACGGCGTCGTGATTATCAGCGACCGAATGGCCTATTCGGCGATGTATGCCATGAAGCAGAAGGGCATACGGATTCCAGAAGATGTAGCTGTGGTAAGCTTTAATAATGAGCCGGTGTCGGCCCTGTTTTCACCGACCCTGAGCAGCATTAGCCAGCCTATCCAGGAGATGGGAACCGAAACTGTACGGCTGCTCCTGCGCGAATTGAATGCCACCGATACGAATATTCCGAAGGAAACTAAAGTGATGGAAACCCAGCTAATTGTCAGGGCCTCATCAATGCGCCAACTGACTGTTCAGTAG